In the genome of Campylobacter helveticus, the window TAAGGCTTCTTCCTTACTCCACTCCATTTCATCGATATGTCCCCAATTTCCATTGATATAGAAATCATCGAGAAACCATAAGGTTTCATTCGGGTCATCTTTGATTGTGAAGCCTCTTGTTTCTATGGTTTCATATAAGAAGAATTTTATTTCTTGGGGGAATTCCCAATCATTTCTTCTTTTCATATCCTCTAAAGCATACTCAAGCCATAAAGCCGCATTGTCATCATAAACTGTCATCTTTTACCTTTCAAACTTTCTATAATAAGCTCTAACCACACCAAAGGCACGGTTAGAAAAAATCTTATTAGCTCTAAAAATCCTCTTTGCTTATTTAGTCTTAGTGATACAACAAAGCAAACTAAACAAATACAAAGATAAACGCAGGCGTAAAACCCTATATCACATAAACTCATAGCACACCTCTATTTTTCAAATCCATTAATTCCTCATCACTCAGTAAGTTTTCCTCACCTCTTTTATAAGTGGTAACTAACACTGCTCCAAATTCCCCTTGTCTTTCTAAAACAACAACGATATTGCTTTCATTGTCAAGGTATTTTTGGGTTTTTGCAATGTGATATTCAGCCCCTCTACTTAAAGGCGAAGTGTTTCTAATGGAGCGAGAAATCGCACAAGAGAGTAAGTCCGCTTCTAAAGATTCAAAGCGTTGTTCGACTCTTTGCTTGAAGTGTTCGGTAAGTTTAATAGAACTTGTGATTTGTCTTTTAAAAAGATTGATATAAAAATCAACCTGACTCTTATCCTTTTTAGCCTCTTTATAAGCTAAAGCCCTTGCAAGTTTAGTAACCACTAAACTTGTATCAAATATTAAAGTATTCATTGTGTCCTCCAAAGACTTAGCCCAAGAAGACACTCATAACCCTTAAGGGGATAAAAGTATCCCCTATGGGCGAGATTATGAAAATAAGCACTACATTTTTATATCAACATAACAATGGTATTGATAGGAAATTAATGTTTGTATGTAGTGAAAACGCAGTTTGTTAATAGGTATTAGTTAAAACGAGAGTCTAAGATTTCGTCAATGATAAATTTGACTTCTTTTAAAATTTTCTCATCAACCTCCCCTATTTTTTTAATCAGTCTATCTTTTGAAAAAGATTTAAGCTGAGAGCAATTAATTGCAGAATCGACATCTAAGCCGTTTGTAGCATTTTTGTTAATCCTCAAAAACCAAATTCCTTTATAAAATCTTTGTTGCCAAGTTGTTAAAGGCACGACAAAGACAAGTTTTTGGCTTAGATTAAACTGAGTATTACTAACAATCAATGCAGGGCGTTTTTTGGTGATTTCTTCGCCCATTTGTGGCTCAAAATCAGTAATCCAAAGTTCGCCATACTTAACCGTTTTAGATAATGCCATCGCCCACTCCTGCCTCAGCAAGTTCAAGCTGTTCTTTTTGAAACTCTTCATCATCTTTAAATGCGTCAAAACCTTTCTGCCATAAAGCTTTACGAATTTCAATTCTTCGCTTTTCGTGCATTTCTTTTAAGGCATGTGTTAAGATTTGAGTTTTACTCATCTTTAAATCCTTTACTAATTCATTTAGCATACCGCCCACTTCATCGCTTAGTGTTACATGAACTCTTTGCATTTGTATTCCTTTATGTGTTAATTTATACACATATTATAGCACAAATAGTAGGTGTAAAATTTCAACCTTTAAAAAGGCAACTCTATTCTAAAGCAAATAACTCATTAAGATTCTTATCTGCTTCCTCAATCCTATACAAAGTCCTGCTAATTTGATTGTATAAGCTTTGATTATGTGCGTAATAGCCACAAAGCTCTTCAGTTGCTTCATAAGCTTTAATGAGGGCATTTTTTACCTCATTGATATACATCAAATGCTCGTTAAGCGG includes:
- a CDS encoding type II toxin-antitoxin system PemK/MazF family toxin gives rise to the protein MALSKTVKYGELWITDFEPQMGEEITKKRPALIVSNTQFNLSQKLVFVVPLTTWQQRFYKGIWFLRINKNATNGLDVDSAINCSQLKSFSKDRLIKKIGEVDEKILKEVKFIIDEILDSRFN